A genomic window from Litoreibacter janthinus includes:
- a CDS encoding alkane 1-monooxygenase, with amino-acid sequence MPRSFLAFTLATLFPLPFLVAGALFGGWAVWIALFYITLFVAGVDEFIPALTRDGEPAETEEADLLSLILVGAHFLLLFLMVWSLSGRGTGLLSFDGLALFAATGLFMGQVSNSNAHELIHRSARPLRRAGKWVYISLLFGHHTSAHPLVHHTHVGTPNDPNTSRMNESFYRFVRRAWLGSFKAGLKAEEKRLAQIGADRWDIRHPYLLYIGGAGIVLLVSFIIAGWRGVIVHVLLAAFAQTQLMLSDYVQHYGLERAQRDDGSFEPVDARHSWNAPHWLSSLWMLNAPRHSDHHAHPSKHYTALEIPARGEAPMLPHALPVMACIALWPKLWRKVMNPHAEAWRSA; translated from the coding sequence ATGCCACGCTCATTTCTGGCCTTCACACTGGCCACGCTATTTCCGCTTCCCTTTCTGGTGGCTGGGGCGCTGTTTGGCGGCTGGGCTGTATGGATTGCACTGTTCTACATCACCCTATTCGTTGCGGGCGTTGACGAATTCATCCCCGCGCTGACACGCGATGGAGAGCCCGCCGAGACGGAAGAGGCTGATCTTTTGTCCCTGATCCTCGTCGGTGCGCACTTTTTGTTGTTGTTCTTGATGGTCTGGTCCTTGTCGGGCCGTGGCACCGGGCTGCTTTCTTTCGACGGACTGGCTCTGTTCGCGGCAACCGGGCTGTTCATGGGTCAGGTCAGCAATTCGAACGCCCATGAGCTCATTCACCGCAGTGCACGCCCGCTCAGACGCGCGGGCAAGTGGGTCTACATCTCTTTGCTGTTTGGTCACCACACATCCGCCCATCCGCTGGTCCATCACACCCATGTGGGCACGCCAAATGACCCGAACACCTCGCGCATGAACGAAAGCTTCTACCGCTTTGTCCGCCGCGCTTGGCTAGGCAGCTTTAAAGCGGGCCTGAAGGCCGAGGAGAAACGCCTTGCGCAAATTGGCGCAGACCGTTGGGACATTCGGCACCCCTACCTGCTGTATATTGGCGGCGCTGGCATCGTGCTGTTGGTCTCCTTCATCATCGCGGGCTGGCGCGGCGTAATCGTTCATGTGCTGCTGGCCGCCTTTGCACAAACACAACTGATGTTGTCGGACTATGTTCAGCATTACGGGCTGGAACGGGCGCAACGCGACGACGGAAGTTTCGAGCCGGTTGACGCCCGCCATTCGTGGAACGCGCCGCATTGGCTGTCGTCGCTCTGGATGCTGAATGCTCCGCGCCATTCTGACCACCACGCGCATCCGTCAAAGCACTACACCGCCTTGGAAATCCCCGCGCGTGGAGAGGCTCCGATGCTGCCCCATGCGCTGCCTGTCATGGCGTGTATCGCGTTGTGGCCAAAGCTGTGGCGCAAAGTGATGAACCCCCATGCGGAGGCGTGGCGCAGCGCTTGA
- the xseA gene encoding exodeoxyribonuclease VII large subunit, translating into MGEVPSHLKAERTLDLLEDDQPGRNEPEYTVSEISSAVKRAIEGEFGRVRIKGECGRVMVARSGHVYLDLKDDRAVLASIIWKGQAAKLAVQPEEGMEVVAIGKLTTFPGQSKYQMVIEDIRPAGVGALMAMLEKRKKLLESEGLFEPARKKRIPYLPEIIGVVTSPQGAVIRDILHRLRDRFPRKVLIWPVAVQGEGCAPQVTAAIEGFNAMTPGGALPRPDLIIVARGGGSIEDLWGFNEESVARAAAASDIPLISAVGHETDTTLIDYVSDVRAPTPTAAAEIAVPVRLDLLATVDNYGARMAQALSSNVGARKQRLADVSRALPRRDELTQIARQRFDIAGGRLDASLKAGTAAKRLAFEKAASPLRPTILARQTERMQARLAQAGGKLGVALERKSERSRARFDQISGRLTTKGIARDLGLQKDRLSRATRAASQAGTGQVRAWRDHMEKLDRLRETLGYQATLDRGYAVVWDGDTVVTDSKAAKKAASLDVQFKDARIPVGAAAKPAPKPKPPKAGQGSLFDD; encoded by the coding sequence ATGGGAGAAGTTCCCAGTCACCTGAAAGCGGAGCGGACGTTGGACCTTCTTGAAGACGATCAACCCGGGCGGAACGAGCCGGAATATACGGTCTCGGAAATCTCGAGCGCAGTAAAGCGAGCCATCGAGGGCGAGTTTGGCCGTGTGCGCATTAAGGGAGAATGCGGGCGTGTCATGGTTGCGCGCTCTGGCCATGTGTATCTGGACCTGAAAGACGATCGCGCGGTGCTGGCCTCGATCATTTGGAAAGGGCAGGCAGCGAAGCTGGCGGTGCAACCCGAAGAAGGGATGGAGGTTGTTGCGATTGGTAAGCTGACCACATTCCCCGGCCAGTCCAAGTATCAGATGGTGATCGAAGACATCCGTCCGGCGGGCGTCGGTGCGCTGATGGCGATGCTGGAAAAGCGCAAGAAATTGCTGGAAAGCGAAGGGCTGTTCGAGCCTGCGCGCAAGAAACGCATCCCCTATCTGCCGGAGATCATTGGCGTCGTGACCTCGCCGCAAGGGGCGGTGATCCGCGATATTTTGCACCGTTTGCGCGACCGCTTCCCACGAAAGGTGCTGATCTGGCCTGTGGCCGTTCAGGGCGAAGGCTGTGCGCCGCAAGTGACGGCGGCCATAGAAGGCTTCAACGCGATGACGCCTGGTGGGGCATTGCCGCGACCTGATTTGATTATCGTGGCCCGCGGCGGTGGATCGATCGAGGATTTGTGGGGCTTTAACGAGGAAAGCGTTGCCCGCGCGGCGGCTGCATCGGACATTCCGCTGATCTCGGCGGTGGGGCACGAGACGGATACCACGCTGATCGATTATGTGTCGGATGTTCGAGCGCCGACACCCACTGCCGCTGCAGAGATCGCGGTTCCCGTGCGGCTGGATCTGTTAGCGACCGTCGACAACTACGGTGCACGCATGGCGCAGGCGCTGAGCAGCAATGTGGGTGCGCGTAAGCAGCGCTTGGCGGATGTGTCGCGCGCACTTCCACGGCGGGATGAGCTGACGCAGATTGCGCGGCAGCGCTTCGATATAGCGGGCGGACGCTTGGATGCCTCACTCAAAGCGGGGACGGCTGCGAAACGTTTGGCCTTTGAGAAAGCCGCGTCGCCCCTGCGCCCGACCATTCTGGCACGTCAGACCGAGCGCATGCAGGCCCGTCTTGCGCAAGCAGGCGGCAAGCTTGGCGTGGCATTGGAGCGGAAATCGGAACGGTCGCGCGCGCGCTTTGACCAGATTTCAGGTCGGCTAACGACCAAAGGAATTGCCCGGGACCTTGGCCTGCAAAAGGATCGCTTGTCACGCGCCACCCGCGCGGCATCCCAGGCGGGGACCGGTCAGGTCAGAGCATGGCGTGATCACATGGAGAAACTGGACCGGTTGCGCGAAACCCTTGGCTATCAGGCGACGCTTGACCGTGGTTATGCCGTGGTCTGGGATGGCGACACAGTCGTCACCGACAGCAAAGCCGCCAAGAAAGCCGCTAGCTTGGATGTGCAATTTAAAGATGCGCGTATCCCCGTGGGGGCGGCAGCGAAGCCTGCGCCCAAACCAAAGCCGCCAAAAGCGGGTCAGGGAAGCCTGTTCGACGACTGA
- a CDS encoding glycine-rich domain-containing protein → MKDQQLWRRISAFELDAQTGSAPFSAKLAQTENWSDIYTKRVIEEYRRFLYLTQVSEMPVTPSKVVDRAWHMHLTFTRNYWEALCGDLLGGPLHHDPCEGAEHMPRYQAQFAHTMALYREEFGGLPPADIWCDPHVKRKLTIVGLAVCAGGAMIVAAKVIPGVGHPGLMMWGGLLLLAGGGLFAILNLPASAGSAKAGTQGAATVGGCGSGGGCGGGGCGGGGC, encoded by the coding sequence GTGAAGGACCAGCAGTTGTGGCGGCGCATCTCCGCCTTTGAACTCGATGCTCAGACTGGCAGTGCGCCGTTTTCTGCCAAGCTTGCTCAGACCGAGAACTGGAGCGACATCTACACCAAGCGCGTGATCGAAGAATACAGGCGTTTTTTGTATCTCACGCAAGTGAGCGAGATGCCAGTAACCCCCTCCAAGGTGGTGGATCGGGCGTGGCATATGCATCTGACATTTACGCGAAACTATTGGGAAGCCCTATGCGGCGACTTGTTGGGCGGTCCATTGCATCACGACCCTTGCGAAGGGGCTGAGCACATGCCGCGCTATCAGGCCCAGTTTGCGCATACCATGGCGCTGTACCGTGAGGAATTTGGCGGGCTGCCGCCAGCGGATATCTGGTGTGATCCACATGTCAAACGCAAGCTCACCATCGTAGGCCTAGCGGTGTGTGCTGGCGGGGCGATGATTGTTGCGGCCAAGGTCATTCCCGGTGTGGGACATCCGGGTCTTATGATGTGGGGCGGTTTGCTCTTGCTGGCTGGCGGGGGCCTGTTTGCGATATTGAACCTGCCCGCGAGCGCTGGCTCCGCCAAGGCTGGCACGCAGGGGGCTGCGACTGTAGGCGGGTGCGGCAGTGGGGGCGGATGCGGCGGCGGAGGATGTGGCGGCGGCGGCTGCTAG
- the purD gene encoding phosphoribosylamine--glycine ligase produces MNILILGSGGREHALAWAVMQNPKCDRLIVAPGNAGIAGVAECAALDIMNPDTVVDFAQSQSIDFVIVGPEDPLAAGVADALRDAGMLCFGPSAAAARLEASKSFTKEICDAANAPTAGYAHFTDLAAAKAYVEEQGAPIVIKADGLAAGKGVVVAMDLQTALDALDDMLGGAFGAAGAEVVIEEFMEGEEASYFVLSDGKTVLPIGTAQDHKRAYDGDEGPNTGGMGAYSPAPVLSDEIAAKAIAEIVQPTIDEMAKRGTPYQGVLYAGFMIKDGQPRLVEYNCRFGDPECQVLMMRLGAQALDLMLACAEERLAEAQVNWADDHAITVVLASNGYPGAYEKGSIIGGLEALPEDSFNMVFHAGTKARGEQITANGGRVLNVTARGASLAEARARAYAMVDKIDWPEGFNRTDIGWRAL; encoded by the coding sequence ATGAATATTTTGATCCTTGGAAGCGGTGGACGCGAGCACGCCTTGGCTTGGGCGGTCATGCAGAACCCCAAATGCGACCGGTTGATCGTAGCCCCCGGCAACGCGGGCATCGCAGGTGTCGCGGAATGCGCAGCGCTTGACATAATGAACCCGGACACGGTCGTCGACTTTGCCCAAAGCCAGTCTATCGATTTCGTCATTGTCGGCCCCGAAGATCCGCTCGCCGCGGGCGTTGCGGATGCGCTTCGCGATGCGGGCATGCTTTGCTTTGGCCCTTCGGCAGCGGCGGCGCGACTGGAAGCCTCCAAAAGCTTCACCAAGGAAATCTGCGACGCGGCAAACGCGCCAACGGCAGGCTACGCCCATTTCACCGATCTGGCTGCGGCGAAGGCCTATGTGGAAGAGCAAGGCGCCCCGATCGTCATTAAAGCGGACGGTTTGGCGGCAGGCAAAGGCGTCGTCGTGGCAATGGATTTGCAAACCGCGCTGGACGCGCTTGATGACATGCTTGGCGGTGCCTTCGGTGCAGCCGGAGCAGAAGTCGTCATCGAAGAATTCATGGAAGGCGAAGAGGCCTCCTATTTCGTGCTGTCGGATGGCAAAACCGTGCTGCCCATCGGCACTGCCCAAGATCACAAGCGCGCCTATGACGGCGACGAAGGCCCGAATACAGGCGGCATGGGGGCCTATTCCCCTGCCCCTGTGTTGTCGGACGAGATTGCTGCGAAAGCGATTGCCGAAATCGTTCAACCCACCATCGACGAAATGGCAAAACGCGGCACTCCCTATCAAGGCGTGCTCTACGCAGGTTTCATGATCAAAGATGGCCAGCCGCGTTTGGTCGAATACAACTGCCGCTTTGGCGATCCTGAATGTCAGGTTCTAATGATGCGCTTGGGCGCACAGGCGTTGGACCTCATGCTGGCTTGTGCCGAAGAACGTCTGGCCGAGGCGCAAGTCAATTGGGCCGACGACCATGCAATCACTGTGGTCTTGGCGTCCAACGGCTATCCCGGTGCCTATGAAAAAGGCTCCATCATTGGCGGGCTAGAGGCGTTGCCCGAAGACAGCTTCAACATGGTGTTTCACGCAGGGACAAAAGCCAGGGGCGAGCAGATTACCGCCAACGGCGGGCGCGTTCTGAACGTCACAGCACGCGGCGCATCACTGGCCGAGGCACGCGCGCGCGCATACGCAATGGTAGATAAGATTGACTGGCCCGAAGGGTTCAACCGCACCGACATCGGCTGGCGCGCGCTTTAG
- a CDS encoding FG-GAP repeat domain-containing protein yields MARRLPSRLLPGLARRAFLAACVVAGGAAAADTIVEARYTDPTTRYAHGILGDAIEWGTLELVVEDWAHKTKVLIDLPEDRVFEDVAPRLADVDGDGTPEVVVVETQVDTGAQLAIYDETGKITATPHIGRSNRWLSPVGIADLDGDGFVELAYIDRPHLAKTLRVWRYRDGALEHVADQAGLTNHRIGENDIGGGLRDCDGGFEMITASADWSRVIATRFEGGRFIMRDLGPHQGRGSLNAALACR; encoded by the coding sequence ATGGCGCGGCGTCTCCCGTCGCGCTTGCTGCCCGGTCTGGCGCGCCGCGCGTTTTTGGCCGCGTGCGTGGTTGCAGGCGGAGCTGCCGCGGCTGACACAATTGTCGAAGCGCGTTACACCGACCCCACCACCCGCTATGCACATGGCATCCTAGGGGATGCGATCGAATGGGGCACGTTGGAGCTGGTGGTCGAGGATTGGGCGCACAAAACCAAGGTCTTGATCGATTTGCCCGAGGACCGCGTCTTTGAGGATGTCGCGCCGCGACTGGCTGACGTGGATGGAGATGGTACCCCCGAGGTTGTTGTGGTGGAGACGCAAGTCGACACGGGGGCTCAACTGGCGATCTACGATGAAACGGGCAAGATCACTGCTACGCCGCATATCGGGCGGTCTAACCGGTGGCTGTCGCCGGTCGGGATCGCGGACTTGGATGGAGACGGTTTCGTCGAGCTGGCCTATATCGACCGCCCTCATCTGGCGAAAACCTTGCGCGTCTGGCGGTATCGCGACGGCGCGTTGGAGCATGTCGCCGACCAGGCCGGACTAACAAACCACCGCATCGGCGAAAACGATATCGGCGGGGGGCTGCGAGACTGCGACGGCGGATTCGAGATGATCACCGCCTCTGCAGACTGGAGCCGCGTGATCGCGACGCGGTTTGAGGGCGGTCGCTTTATAATGCGTGATCTTGGGCCGCATCAAGGTCGTGGGTCATTGAACGCGGCCTTGGCCTGTCGCTAA
- a CDS encoding 2Fe-2S iron-sulfur cluster-binding protein, translated as MAKITYIEHNGTEHVVDVANGLTVMEGARDNNIPGIEADCGGACACSTCHVYVDEAWVPKLPAKEAMEEDMLDFAYEPDTEKSRLTCQLKVTDALDGLVVRMPEKQI; from the coding sequence ATGGCCAAGATCACTTATATCGAACACAACGGCACCGAGCATGTCGTGGACGTGGCCAATGGGCTGACCGTTATGGAAGGTGCTCGCGATAACAACATTCCTGGCATCGAAGCCGATTGCGGCGGCGCATGTGCGTGCTCGACATGCCACGTTTATGTGGACGAGGCTTGGGTGCCGAAACTACCTGCCAAAGAGGCGATGGAAGAGGACATGCTTGATTTCGCCTATGAGCCGGATACGGAGAAATCCCGCCTGACCTGCCAGCTGAAAGTGACAGACGCACTGGACGGTCTTGTGGTGCGTATGCCCGAGAAGCAAATCTGA
- a CDS encoding peptidoglycan-binding domain-containing protein: protein MTSQSSLAAALSLAVLAGCAPMPIGPDVTKLISPTHITATDMKPPADMPGVCWGHIPGPQITEIVSDIVVATPAQIGPNGEEISPAIYREVTRPQTFNEGDGRWFTRTCDADMTPEFVMTLQRALSVRGLYRGDVTGVMDQRTLRAVHEYQTPQGLDSAILSQSAARQLGLIAVELETETPDA from the coding sequence ATGACATCCCAAAGCAGCCTTGCCGCTGCCTTGTCACTTGCCGTTTTGGCGGGCTGTGCCCCTATGCCGATTGGCCCTGACGTAACCAAACTGATCTCCCCCACACATATCACGGCCACCGATATGAAGCCCCCCGCAGACATGCCGGGCGTTTGCTGGGGCCATATTCCCGGCCCTCAGATCACCGAGATCGTCTCGGATATCGTCGTTGCGACACCCGCTCAGATCGGCCCTAACGGAGAAGAGATTTCTCCGGCGATCTACCGCGAGGTCACGCGCCCGCAGACCTTTAACGAGGGCGATGGCCGCTGGTTCACCCGCACCTGCGATGCGGACATGACGCCAGAGTTCGTGATGACCCTGCAACGCGCGCTGTCTGTGCGCGGCTTGTATCGGGGGGATGTGACGGGTGTGATGGACCAACGGACCCTGCGGGCCGTGCATGAATACCAAACGCCGCAAGGCCTCGACAGCGCCATCCTGAGCCAATCCGCAGCGCGCCAACTGGGTTTGATTGCGGTAGAGTTGGAAACCGAAACACCCGACGCGTAG
- a CDS encoding SulP family inorganic anion transporter: MKPKILTTLATYDRQQFVGDLAAGVTVAMVALPLSLAIAIASGAGPEKGLVTAIVAGLIISLFGGSRVQIGGPTGAFIVVVFGVINQHGYDGLILATLMAGVIMLVAGFLRAGSLVAYVPEPVINGFTIGIGVIIATSQIKDLLGLSTARVPAEFVAKLEALWATRDSVSVFALSIGLGTMILIVILRRLAPKFPGLIVAVGLTSAIVALAALPVDTIYSRFGALPSALPAPEFPEISSARLVELLPSALVIAFLASIESLLSAMVADRMIGGHHRPNAEVLAQGLANIGSALFGGLPATGAIARTATNVRAGGRTPVAGVVHALTILLIMLLAAPMAGYLAMPALAGLLVLTAWNMSEPHKWRGYLQTTTADKILLLLTLVLTVFADLTIAIGVGVSIGLALRLRHQNAAVENDWTPPDR, encoded by the coding sequence ATGAAGCCCAAAATACTCACGACGCTGGCCACATATGACCGACAGCAATTTGTCGGGGATCTTGCTGCGGGCGTCACTGTGGCCATGGTCGCCCTCCCCCTCAGCCTTGCGATCGCCATTGCATCTGGCGCTGGCCCCGAAAAGGGGTTGGTCACCGCGATCGTCGCGGGCCTCATAATTTCTTTGTTCGGGGGCAGCCGCGTGCAGATCGGCGGGCCGACAGGGGCCTTTATCGTCGTGGTCTTTGGCGTGATTAACCAACACGGCTATGACGGGCTGATCCTCGCGACGCTTATGGCCGGCGTCATCATGCTTGTCGCCGGATTTTTGCGCGCCGGAAGTCTTGTCGCCTACGTCCCAGAGCCGGTGATCAACGGCTTCACCATCGGCATCGGGGTTATCATCGCGACAAGCCAGATCAAGGACCTGCTCGGCCTGTCCACCGCTCGGGTTCCGGCGGAATTTGTCGCGAAGCTAGAGGCCCTTTGGGCCACGCGTGACAGCGTCAGCGTCTTTGCCCTGAGTATTGGTCTTGGGACAATGATCCTGATTGTGATCCTGCGCCGCCTCGCCCCGAAGTTTCCGGGCCTGATCGTCGCCGTTGGCCTGACCTCTGCAATTGTCGCCTTGGCGGCTTTGCCAGTGGATACGATCTATTCGCGCTTTGGAGCATTGCCAAGCGCGCTTCCAGCGCCGGAGTTCCCCGAAATCAGCAGCGCACGGCTTGTCGAATTGCTACCGTCGGCACTTGTGATCGCTTTCCTAGCCAGTATCGAATCCCTGCTCTCTGCAATGGTCGCGGATCGCATGATCGGTGGGCACCACAGGCCGAACGCCGAAGTGCTGGCCCAGGGGCTGGCCAATATCGGGTCCGCGCTTTTTGGTGGGCTCCCAGCGACTGGCGCCATAGCCCGAACGGCCACAAACGTGCGGGCGGGCGGCAGAACCCCCGTCGCCGGTGTCGTCCACGCCCTGACGATCCTGCTGATCATGCTGCTGGCTGCCCCAATGGCGGGCTACCTTGCGATGCCTGCACTCGCGGGTTTGCTCGTTTTGACCGCATGGAACATGAGCGAGCCGCATAAATGGCGGGGATACCTGCAGACCACCACCGCGGACAAAATTCTGCTGCTGCTTACTTTGGTGCTAACAGTCTTCGCGGATCTCACAATCGCCATTGGCGTCGGCGTCTCCATCGGTCTTGCCCTGAGGCTTCGCCACCAAAACGCCGCTGTCGAAAACGACTGGACGCCCCCAGACCGCTAA
- a CDS encoding DegQ family serine endoprotease produces the protein MLGLALVFAQAISANAKMPESFADLADQVSPAVVNITTSTTVAGVDQGPRPIVPEGSPLEDFFKDFLDRQQEGQRPRRSSALGSGFVISEDGYIVTNNHVIDKADEIEIEFFSGEKLDAKLIGTDPKTDIALLKVESDKPLPFVSFGDSDAARVGDWVVAVGNPLGQGFSVSAGIVSQRGRALSGTYDDFIQTDAAINRGNSGGPLFNVNAEVIGVNTAILSPSGGSIGIGFSMASNVVTKVVDQLKEFGETRRGWLGVRIQDVTADVAEALELADAKGALVTDVPEGPGMDAGIKAGDVITTFDGSDVEDTRELVRLVGNTTVGKAVRVVVIRDGKSETLKVTLGRREEAEATAVPVAMDKSDVEETTVLGMTVAALSTELREQLGLDDGLEGLVVKDVAEDSDAYEKGLRAGDLIVEAGQQKIASVDDLEARITEAKDAGRKSFLMLIRREGDPRFVALSLEE, from the coding sequence ATGCTGGGGCTGGCGCTGGTGTTCGCACAGGCCATCTCCGCGAATGCCAAGATGCCCGAAAGCTTTGCGGATCTGGCCGACCAGGTCAGTCCCGCAGTTGTAAACATCACCACCTCCACCACGGTGGCAGGCGTCGACCAAGGGCCGCGTCCGATTGTGCCGGAAGGCTCTCCACTGGAGGATTTTTTCAAGGACTTCCTTGATCGCCAGCAAGAAGGCCAGCGCCCGCGCCGGTCCTCGGCACTCGGCTCCGGGTTCGTGATTTCGGAAGACGGCTATATCGTCACCAACAACCACGTGATCGACAAGGCTGACGAGATCGAAATCGAGTTCTTCTCCGGTGAAAAGCTGGATGCCAAACTAATCGGCACCGATCCGAAAACCGACATTGCGTTGCTGAAAGTCGAAAGCGACAAACCGCTGCCATTCGTGTCCTTCGGTGACAGCGACGCCGCCCGTGTGGGCGACTGGGTCGTGGCTGTTGGTAACCCGCTGGGCCAGGGCTTCTCGGTCTCCGCAGGGATCGTGTCGCAACGTGGCCGCGCATTGTCGGGCACCTATGACGACTTCATCCAGACCGACGCCGCCATCAACCGCGGCAACTCCGGCGGCCCGCTGTTCAACGTGAACGCGGAAGTCATCGGCGTGAACACCGCGATCCTGTCGCCGTCGGGCGGCTCCATCGGGATCGGCTTTTCTATGGCTTCCAACGTGGTCACCAAAGTTGTCGACCAACTCAAAGAGTTCGGCGAAACCCGCCGCGGTTGGTTGGGTGTTCGCATTCAAGACGTCACCGCTGATGTGGCCGAAGCGCTGGAGCTGGCAGATGCCAAAGGTGCGCTGGTTACTGACGTGCCAGAAGGCCCAGGTATGGACGCAGGTATCAAGGCAGGAGACGTGATCACCACGTTTGATGGCAGCGACGTTGAAGACACGCGCGAGCTGGTCCGATTGGTTGGCAATACCACAGTCGGTAAAGCCGTCCGCGTCGTCGTGATCCGCGATGGCAAGTCCGAAACGCTGAAAGTCACATTGGGCCGCCGCGAGGAAGCCGAAGCGACTGCAGTGCCAGTGGCGATGGACAAAAGCGACGTTGAAGAAACCACCGTGCTCGGCATGACAGTCGCAGCGTTGAGCACCGAGCTGCGCGAGCAGTTGGGTCTTGATGACGGGCTTGAAGGTCTGGTTGTGAAGGACGTGGCCGAGGACAGCGACGCCTACGAGAAAGGCCTGCGTGCGGGTGACTTGATCGTTGAGGCTGGCCAGCAAAAAATCGCATCTGTGGATGATCTGGAGGCCCGTATCACCGAGGCCAAAGACGCAGGGCGCAAGTCTTTCCTGATGCTGATCCGCCGCGAGGGTGATCCACGTTTCGTGGCGCTTAGCCTCGAAGAGTAA
- a CDS encoding SRPBCC domain-containing protein, whose translation MTDPKYAKANVNRTLINAPIETVWSTLVATDKALPFFFGSMCQTAEGLKPGARYRMVHPNKKIAMVVGEVIAFDPPHLYSHTFQMTNIDEPPCKVTYELTPKDGGTEFSLTIENAIEGGKLLKEMVSAQGFIGSNLKALCETGKPAFTGRMVGILSPIFGLLAKKGQRIENWPLK comes from the coding sequence ATGACTGATCCGAAATACGCGAAAGCGAATGTTAACCGCACCTTGATAAATGCACCCATCGAGACGGTTTGGTCCACATTGGTCGCAACCGATAAGGCGCTGCCGTTTTTCTTCGGGTCGATGTGCCAGACGGCTGAAGGGCTGAAGCCAGGTGCCCGCTACCGGATGGTTCACCCCAATAAGAAGATCGCGATGGTCGTAGGGGAGGTCATCGCCTTCGACCCACCACATCTCTATTCGCATACATTCCAAATGACCAATATCGACGAGCCTCCCTGCAAGGTTACGTATGAGCTAACCCCAAAAGACGGCGGCACAGAGTTCAGCTTGACCATTGAGAACGCGATTGAAGGCGGTAAACTGCTCAAGGAAATGGTCTCCGCCCAAGGCTTCATCGGGTCGAATTTGAAGGCATTGTGCGAAACCGGAAAGCCCGCGTTTACGGGTCGGATGGTCGGCATACTTTCCCCCATATTTGGACTTCTGGCGAAGAAGGGTCAGCGCATCGAGAACTGGCCGCTCAAGTAA
- a CDS encoding ArsR/SmtB family transcription factor yields the protein MITNDDMDSVFHALAHTTRRAILDHVRAEPGLPVGKLARKFDVSRIAVMNHLAVLEKAGLIISGKDGRTRRLYMNVMPIQGIYDRWTDTFSAHWADRLSTIKYAAEAVARKSERGNEDD from the coding sequence ATGATTACTAATGATGACATGGACAGCGTTTTTCACGCCTTGGCGCATACAACGCGCCGCGCAATCCTTGATCACGTCAGAGCGGAGCCCGGTCTGCCCGTGGGGAAGCTCGCGCGTAAATTCGACGTCAGCCGGATTGCCGTGATGAACCATTTGGCGGTGCTCGAGAAGGCTGGCCTGATCATCAGCGGCAAGGATGGCCGGACCCGTCGGCTCTACATGAATGTGATGCCAATCCAAGGAATTTACGATCGATGGACCGATACGTTCTCCGCCCATTGGGCGGATCGGCTCAGCACGATCAAATATGCAGCCGAAGCCGTTGCCCGTAAATCAGAGAGGGGAAATGAGGATGACTGA
- a CDS encoding DUF2065 family protein, whose protein sequence is MLSHIALAVGLVLVVEGLVLALAPSRMEDIVKALAEIPPETRRLIGLAAVALGVICVWLAKGAFS, encoded by the coding sequence ATGCTAAGCCATATCGCACTGGCCGTTGGTCTTGTGCTCGTTGTCGAGGGGCTGGTGCTTGCACTGGCCCCTTCGCGTATGGAGGACATCGTCAAGGCGCTCGCTGAGATTCCACCGGAGACTCGTCGGTTGATAGGGTTGGCAGCGGTCGCACTTGGGGTAATTTGCGTCTGGCTTGCTAAAGGCGCCTTCTCGTAA